From a region of the Alnus glutinosa chromosome 1, dhAlnGlut1.1, whole genome shotgun sequence genome:
- the LOC133858808 gene encoding transcription factor MYB105-like: protein MERGNEGMTNKYYSSSTPSSLGIVYADMGSLSLGPNSGVASAVSSSQESNLSKNSEVENGRACWGFHSITSSDAEGSDGFGQNNVNLNDKNSNEKQSKLCARGHWRPAEDTKLKELVSLYGPQNWNLIAEKLEGRSGKSCRLRWFNQLDPRINRRAFSEEEEERLMQAHRIYGNKWAMIARLFPGRTDNAVKNHWHVIMARKFREQSSAYRRRKLGNPSGEASTTRTEPLPYCLNLSNGGELSNNIPFPFGTFHGSGGVDYSLSSGGEAISSPKLLPYTAFCPQQTPFDFFPGCKGNEMMGRLRQGRSWDEAFYHPHQPPFFMAMQQSNNHSPYSFLESSSAPTPQVSGREPSSSSAAESMVGSQFETIPPPFIDFLGVGAT, encoded by the exons ATGGAGAGAGGAAATGAAGGCATGACCAACAAATATTACTCATCATCCACTCCTTCTTCACTGGGGATAGTTTATGCAGACATGGGTTCTCTCTCCCTCGGTCCCAACAGTGGAGTAGCTTCGGCAGTTTCTTCTTCGCAAGAAAGTAACCTCTCCAAGAATTCTGAGGTGGAAAACGGCAGAGCTTGCTGGGGTTTTCACTCCATTACAAGCAGCGACGCTGAGGGCAGTGATGGTTTTGGGCAGAACAATGTCAACCTAAACGATAAGAACTCCAATGAGAAACAGTCAAAGCTTTGTGCCAGAGGCCATTGGAGGCCTGCAGAGGATACCAAGCTCAAGGAACTTGTCTCTCTTTATGGCCCTCAGAACTGGAATCTTATAGCAGAGAAGTTGGAAGGAAGATCAG GTAAGAGCTGCAGGCTGAGATGGTTCAACCAGTTGGACCCAAGGATCAATAGAAGAGCTtttagtgaagaagaagaagaaaggctaATGCAAGCTCATAGAATTTATGGGAATAAATGGGCCATGATAGCTAGGCTTTTCCCTGGAAGAACTGATAATGCAGTGAAGAACCATTGGCATGTTATTATGGCTAGGAAGTTTAGGGAACAATCCAGTGCTTACAGGAGGAGAAAGCTGGGAAATCCAAGCGGAGAGGCATCCACAACAAGAACAGAACCACTACCATACTGTCTCAATCTCTCCAACGGAGGAGAACTCAGCAATAATATTCCTTTCCCCTTTGGAACCTTTCATGGCAGTGGTGGGGTTGATTATAGCTTAAGCAGTGGAGGAGAAGCAATCTCAAGCCCCAAGCTCCTTCCTTACACTGCTTTCTGTCCACAACAGACGCCTTTTGACTTCTTCCCGG GTTGTAAGGGGAATGAGATGATGGGGAGGTTGAGGCAGGGCAGATCTTGGGACGAAGCTTTCTATCATCCCCACCAGCCTCCTTTTTTTATGGCAATGCAACAGTCAAACAACCACAGCCCTTACAGTTTCTTAGAGTCGTCGTCAGCGCCAACGCCTCAAGTTTCAGGCAGGGAACCTTCATCATCATCAGCTGCAGAAAGCATGGTAGGCAGCCAATTTGAGACCATTCCACCACCATTCATTGACTTTCTTGGAGTAGGAGCCACATGA
- the LOC133868654 gene encoding cyclic dof factor 2-like gives MSALKDPAIKLFGKTIPLPLKQRTCAMELCGAEDRFDPNLFSSTTSSREDNSGREGAGQEGDQVHMGREPTEDKQEDCNSYQTVEDSKDHTTSSGISENPKTPLIDREASSLKASKNGEESETTISQEKTLKKPDKILPCPRCNSMDTKFCYYNNYNVNQPRHFCKNCQRYWTAGGTMRNVPVGAGRRKNKNNSSSHYRHIIVSEALHTAQANGVHNSALGKNGTVLTFGSDSPLCESMASVLNLAEKTPNHIQNGFHRPEQRTPVSGGGDNGDDHSSGSSITALNSTEKEGLQESAVKNYQGFPPQVPCFPGTPWPLQWNSAQWGSVMPPPALCPSGFPLSFYPAPAYWGCTVPGSWNMQSLSPPSSFVSHCGQSPAPNSPILGKHSRDGDILNPVNSQQEESVKEQRSETCVWIPKTLRIDDSSEAVKSSIWAKLGIKNDKTNSANGGSLFKAFQSKGDGKGHVVETSPVLQANPAALSRSLNFHEST, from the exons atgTCGGCTTTAAAAGACCCGGCGATTAAGCTGTTCGGGAAGACGATTCCTTTGCCACTGAAGCAGAGAACTTGTGCTATGGAGTTATGTGGAGCTGAAGATCGCTTTGACCcaaatcttttttcttcaacCACTTCTTCCCGCGAAGACAACTCTGGCAGAGAAGGTGCTGGGCAAGAAGGGGATCAG GTACACATGGGAAGAGAACCCACTGAAGATAAACAGGAAGATTGTAACTCATATCAGACTGTAGAAGACTCTAAAGATCATACAACATCATCAGGAATTAGCGAGAACCCCAAAACTCCCTTGATTGACAGAGAAGCTTCGTCACTAAAAGCCTCCAAGAATGGGGAAGAGAGCGAGACAACTATCTCACAAGAAAAGACTCTGAAGAAGCCTGACAAAATACTTCCATGTCCCCGGTGTAATAGCATGGATACCAAGTTCTGTTACTACAACAATTACAATGTCAACCAGCCCCGTCATTTCTGTAAGAACTGTCAAAGGTACTGGACTGCTGGTGGAACTATGAGGAATGTACCCGTGGGTGCTGGTCGCCGTAAGAACAAGAACAACTCTAGTTCACACTATCGTCACATTATAGTTTCAGAAGCTCTTCATACGGCTCAAGCTAATGGAGTACACAACTCTGCTTTGGGAAAAAATGGAACCGTCCTCACCTTTGGCTCGGATTCTCCTCTTTGTGAATCCATGGCTTCTGTATtgaaccttgcagagaaaacaccAAACCATATTCAAAATGGGTTTCATAGACCTGAGCAAAGAACTCCTGTTTCTGGGGGTGGAGATAACGGGGATGATCACTCAAGTGGATCCTCTATCACAGCTTTAAATTCAACTGAGAAGGAAGGTTTGCAAGAGTCAGCGGTTAAAAATTATCAAGGGTTTCCTCCTCAAGTACCGTGCTTTCCAGGGACCCCTTGGCCTTTACAGTGGAACTCAGCTCAATGGGGCTCTGTAATGCCTCCACCTGCTTTGTGCCCATCAGGATTTCCACTATCGTTCTACCCTGCTCCAGCATATTGGGGTTGTACTGTACCAGGCTCTTGGAATATGCAATCTCTTTCCCCACCATCCTCTTTTGTTAGCCACTGTGGCCAAAGCCCTGCTCCTAATTCCCCAATCTTGGGCAAACATTCAAGGGATGGGGACATCCTTAATCCAGTCAACTCACAGCAAGAAGAGTCTGTTAAAGAGCAACGTTCAGAAACATGTGTCTGGATTCCTAAAACTTTGAGGATTGATGATTCCAGTGAAGCCGTAAAGAGCTCTATATGGGCAAAACTTGGGATCAAGAATGATAAGACTAATTCTGCCAATGGTGGAAGCCTCTTCAAGGCCTTCCAATCAAAGGGTGATGGCAAAGGTCATGTGGTCGAGACATCTCCAGTGCTGCAAGCCAACCCTGCAGCCTTATCCCGGTCACTAAATTTCCATGAGAGCACATAA